The Cervus elaphus chromosome 22, mCerEla1.1, whole genome shotgun sequence genome has a window encoding:
- the LOC122680499 gene encoding NKG2-A/NKG2-B type II integral membrane protein-like, translated as MNNQGETYVEPKVVKSSKRQQMKSKISKSSSSITEQGLTYAELNLQNASQNLHENDKNYHSKGSPSPPEKCIAGILGIICLVLMSTVVTVIVVTPSTVIREQNNSSPITRLQKEFHCGCCPKEWFTYSNNCYSISLGKETLDGSLMSCSTKNSTLLYIDNEEEMKFLMSLSIISWIPVFREGRGQPWMWLNGSIFKLKITDYLPDEHKCAVLSSGGIKAEGCQTPNAYNCKHKLEN; from the exons ATGAATAACCAAGGAGAAACTTATGTAGAACCAAAGGTAGTCAAGAGCTCAAAGAGACAGCAAATGAAATCGAAGATTTCTAAAAGTTCCAGTTCAATAACTGAGCAGGGATTAACATATGCAGAACTAAATCTTCAAAATGCTTCTCAGAATCTTCATGAGAATGACAAGAACTACCACTCCAAAG GTTCACCATCACCTCCAGAGAAGTGCATTGCTGGGATCCTGGGAATCATCTGCCTTGTCCTCATGTCCACTGTGGTGACAGTGATCGTTGTTACTCCCT CTACTGTAATACGGGAGCAGAATAACTCCTCTCCAATAACAAGACTCCAGAAAG AATTTCATTGTGGTTGTTGTCCAAAAGAGTGGTTTACATATTCCAACAATTGCTATTCTATTAGTTTGGGAAAAGAAACATTGGATGGGAGTTTGATGTCCTGCTCTACTAAGAATTCTACTCTGCTTTACATAGAtaatgaagaggaaatg aAATTTCTGATGTCCCTATCAATTATATCGTGGATTCCAGTCTTTCGTGAAGGTCGTGGTCAACCATGGATGTGGCTAAATGGTTCAATTTTCAAACtaaa gATAACAGACTATTTACCTGATGAACATAAGTGTGCTGTACTATCCTCAGGGGGCATAAAAGCAGAAGGCTGTCAGACTCCAAATGCATATAATTGCAAGCATAAGCTTGAGAATTAA